The Agreia sp. COWG nucleotide sequence CAGCCAATTTCGTGTCGGTGAGGTATGAGTTCGCGTCGAAGAAGAACAGGGTGGCGCCCGGGTCGGCCTGCGTGGCCCGAGTGGCCTCGTCGAGAGTGTCCGCCTGCACGACGTTCACCCCGTGGGCTCTCAGCACCTCGGCGACGGCCTTGCTCCCAGCAGGGGAGGAGCTCGTGATCGAGAACGGCTGGCCCGCCGCATTTGTTGCACCCGAGGAGATCGAGATCACGATGAGCCCGATGACGGCGATGGCGGCGAGTATCAGCCAGAGGCGCCACCGCCCGAGCGACTGCACGAGTGTCGGGGTGCTTGCCCGGGCGGGCCGAGCGCTCGCGGGCGAGTCGGTCGTTCGCGTGTCGAGGCCGGCGCGGGTCATCGTGTCGCCCCCGTGGTGCCGACGCGATCGAGGCGTGCGGGTGAGCTTGTCCGCAGTTCGTGCTCGAGGGCGGCCATCCGGTCATAGGCCTGCCTCGATCCCTCGGCGTCGAGATAACGCACGCCGTCGAAGGTTCCGGCCGCATCACGCAGTCGGTCGCCGAGGCCGGGAAATGCCCTGGATGCCCGGCTGGCGAAGTCCTGCGCTGTCATTCCCGGGGCCGTCGAGACGATCGTGCGCTCGGAGGAGTTTCTGGCTATCGCGCGGAACATCTCCTCGATCGCTGTCACGAAGTCGTTCGCCGCGGCCGCATTCTGGGCCGAGGTGCGCAGATCGAGAGAAGAGCGCTGATCGTCGCCGCCCGAGAAGACGGCCGCCGCGAGGGCGCTCCGACGACGCATGCGGGGTCGGCCGAATACGAAGAACGCCGCAACGATCAGACCCACGATGAGAAGGGTGACCACCAGCGGAAAGATGTTCGGGACACCGCCTCCGCTTCCGCCGGTGAAGGATCCGAGCCAATCCTGGATGGCCTTGGCTATGCGGTCGATCAGTGTCGGCCGGGCGGCCGCGTACTCGGGTTTACCGAGCTCGTCCAGGAGCCATTTCTTCGCGTCGGGTGCGTCGGGGTCGACCGGCACATCGGCCGCAACGGCCGCGACGAGCGAGGCGAAAGAGATCATGGGCTGAGGACTCAGCCGTTTCGTAGGACGGTGTCGAGGAAGGGGTCGGCACGGTCGTCGACGGTTCCAGCCTGGCGTGCTTCGACAAAACGCAGAAGCTCCAGGTCGAGGCCCTCTTTGCGCATGCGCAGGTCGATGTAGACGACCGCCGCCGCCGAGGACTGAACCACGGCGGTGATCGCCCCCAGCACCAGTGTGACCAGCAGGGTCAAGCCGGATATCACCACGCCGACGGCGATGGCCGAGCTACTCTCTGCTGACCCACCCGTAGGAAAAAGGAACTGGGAAGCCAGGCTGCCGACGAACGACAGAGGGGTGCTGACGATCTGGGTGGCCGCGTAGAGGATCACGTTGATGAGGGCGAGAACACCGAATGTCTTCCAGAAGTATCCGTTCGTCAGCCGCCACGACCGACGCACCGCCGTGAGCATGCCCACACGCTCGAGAACGATGATCGACGGGACCAGTGCAGTCTTTGTTCCCAGCCACACACAGGCTGCGAGCAGCACGAGGGAGCCGAAGACGCCGAGGAGCACGGCCACAACGATCGCGCCGCCCCCGAGCAGGCCGATCACGATGGCCACGCCGATGAGCGCGCCGAACGCCACGATGAGAAGCCCGATGAGGGTGGCGAACCAAGCGACCAATGGCCAGAGGCGACGTCCGGCGGCCCTCCACAGTGCACCCATCCGGTTCTTCTCGCCGAGGGTGCCGCGCGCCACCTCGACGACGAGCACGCCCTGGAGCAAGGCCGAGCTGAGGATCGACAGGGCGAGGGGGATGAGGGCCGCAACGATGACGAGGGCTATCGATCCGGCGGCCACCTCGTCTTTGTCTGACGCGGCGGCGCTGTCGATACGGCCGATCGCAAAGATCCCCGCGCCTCCGATGGCGAGCAGAGAGACCACCGCGGTGACCAGCTGGGTGATCAGGGCGCTTCCGAACGTGGGGCCGGGATTTCGCCGCAGGACCTGAAACGGCGTGCCGAGCAGCGCTCCGAAGCTGAGCGGGCGCAGGGGCAGCAGTCCCGGCTTGGGCGGCGGAGTCCACCCGACGGGGGGAGGCGGCGGCACATTCGCATAGCCCCCAGAGGGCGGCCCGTAGGAGGCCTGAGGTATTCCCCCGTAAGCCCGAGGATCGACGTTGCCGTTCTCGTTCACCGTGCGTGCCTCGTCATCGTTCGGTTGCCCCCAGTGGATCTCTTCACCCATGCTTCCATACCTGGCAAGCGGGTCGCAGAGATGAGGAAAGGACGATTTACGCCCGCAGCGGCTAATCTGTAGCGCATGGATGCTCGCATACTCGTTGTCGATGATGACACCGCTCTCGCCGAGATGATCGGGATCGTTCTTCGCGCCGAGGGGTTCGAGCCCGTGTTCTGCTCCGACGGGGCAGAGGCGCTCGAGATCTTCCGTGACTCGAAGCCCGACCTCGTGCTCCTCGACCTGATGCTTCCGGGCCTCGATGGAATCGAGGTGTGCAGATTGATCCGGGCGGAATCGGGAACCCCCGTGATCATGCTCACCGCCAAGGCCGACACCGCCGACGTGGTGAAAGGTCTCGAAGCCGGAGCCGACGACTATGTCGTCAAGCCGTTCAACCCCAAAGAGCTCGTCGCTCGAGTGCGCACCCGCCTGCGCCCGAGCGCGTCGGAGACTCCGGAGCTCGTGCAGGTCGGAGACCTGGAGCTCGACGTCGCCGGCCACGAGGTGCGCCGCGGTGACGCCCGGATCGGCCTGACCCCTCTCGAGTTCGACCTGCTGCACGCACTCGCGGCGAAGCCCCAGCAGGTCTTCACACGCGAGATGCTGCTCGAGCAGGTGTGGGGCTATCACTACAAGGCCGACACGAGGCTCGTGAACGTGCACGTGCAACGCCTTCGCGCGAAGGTCGAGGAGGACCCCGACAACCCGCGCATCGTCATGACCGTTCGTGGCGTCGGCTACCGGGCGGGGCAGGTCACGTAACCGCGGGTGTCGACCGAGAGCATATCCACCGTCGAGGGGCGACGCACGAGTCGCATCGGGCCTACGATCGTGCGCGAATGGCGCTCGTGGCCGAGACAGCTCGCGAGGGGTTTCCGCCGTTCCCTGCAGTTCCGCACCATCGTGGTGACCGTGGCGCTGTCGGCCATCGCGCTCGCGGCCACGGGAGCGTTCGTCTCGACCAGCATCAGCAACGATCTCTTCAATTCGAGGCTCGACCAGGCTCTCGTCGAGTCGAAGCGTGCGGCGAGCGCCGCGCAGAAGATCTTCGACTCGTCCGATGTCACGGGCCAGACTGCGAGCCTGTCGCTGCAACGATCGGTGCAGACCGCCATCACCGCCTCGACGTCGTCTCGACTGGTCGCCCTGTACGTGACACCGGGCACCGAGTCCGGGCCGAACACGGCCATCTCGTTCACCGCCCTCAAGCTCGTCGACGTGATCACGCCCGAGCTGCGGTCACGGGTGTCGAGCGGTGACGACGACCAGTCGCAGTTCTGGCAGTCGGTCTCGCTGGCCGACAGCGAGAGGGGCACCGTGCCGGGCATCATCGTCGGCTCGCCCCTCTCCGTTCCGGGGTCGGGCAAGTTCGAGCTCTACCTCGGCTACGACCTCAACGAGGCCGACCGCACCCTCGTCTTCGTGCAACAGATCCTGTGGCTGGCGGCGCTCGCGCTGACCATCTTGATCGGTGCCATCGCCTGGGTGGTCGTGAGGCTCGTCGTCGAGCCCATCCGCATCGCCGCGGAGACCAGCGCTCGGCTCGCGGCTGGCGAACTCGAGGTGCGCATCCCCGAGAAGGGTGATGACGTGATCAACACCCTCGCGCGGTCGTTCAACGGCATGGCCGACAGCCTGCAGCTGCAGATCACTCAATTGGCGGATCTCTCTCGGGTTCAGCAGCGATTCGTGTCGGATGTCTCGCACGAGTTGCGCACACCCCTCACGACGATCCGGCTCGCGAGCGACATGCTGTACGACCAGCGCGAGTCGTTTCCCCCGACGACATCGCGCACTGCCGAACTCCTGCACACGCAGACGGAGCGGTTCGAGCTGCTCCTCGCCGATCTGCTCGAAATCAGTCGCTTCGACGCCGGGTCGGCCGAACTCGAGACCGAGCCGACGAGCCTCGTGAGGCTCGTCGAGGATTCGATAGACGGCATGTCACAGCTGGCCGAGCAGGCCGGTAGCGAGGTGCGACTGGTCGCTCTCGGGGGCTACTTCGAAGCGGACATCGATGCCCGGCGCATCCGGCGGATCGTGCGCAACCTTCTCGGCAACGCGATCGAGCACGGGGAGGGCCGACCCATCATCGTGTCGATCGACAGCACGGCCACGGCGGTCGCGTTGGCCGTGCGCGATTACGGCGTGGGCATGACGAGCGAATCGGCGGCCCGGGTCTTCGATAGATTCTGGCGCGCAGACCCCTCGCGCAAGCGCACCATCGGGGGCACGGGCCTCGGTCTCGCGATCTCTCTCGAAGATGCGACGCTCCACGGCGGCGAGCTCGAGCTCTGGAGCGAACCGGGGGCAGGCTCGTGCTTCAGGCTGACCCTTCCCCGTATCAAGGGTCACTCCATCGGCGCGTCTCCGTTGCCCCTTCCTCCCCTCGACGCCGACGGTGAGGCCCAGACCCAGACCGCCTTCGACGAACACGCCTTAGGCGGAGACCGATGATGACACGCGCTCGTACTGCACTTCGCTCCAAGGCCATCGCGGCAGTCGTCGCTGCGGGTGTCGCCCTCCTGCTGGCCGGATGCGTCGGGATCCCGAGCTCCGGACCGGTCGAGAAGGGAGATGCCCTGGCCACGACCGACGACATCGACATCATCTTCCAACCGTCGGGCCCGGGCGTCGACGAGAGCCAGGAGGACATCCTGGGAGGGTTCATCAGAGCTGCCCTCAACCCCCTGAACAACTTCGCCGTCGCTCGCTCGTTTCTGAGCGCGAGCTTCGCCGACTCGTGGAAGCCCGATTCGGGCGTCACGATCGACCAGAGCGGGCGCACCACGACGGTGCTCTCCGACACGTCGATCGATCTCGCCCTCACCCCGATCGCGACTGTCGACGGCAACGGCGAATACGCAACGGTTCCTGCCGCGCCCCCGGTGTCGCGCTCTTACACCTTCATTCAGGAGGATGGCCAGTGGCGCATCAATTCTGCGCCCGACGGCATCGTGATGCTGTCGTCGGAGTTCTCTGAGGTCTACAACTCGTACCCGCTCTACTTCTACGATCCCAGCTATTCGAGGCTTGTGCCCGATGTGCGCTGGTTTCCGCGCGTGGCATCGAGCACCGGCACACGCATCGCCCGAGCGCTCGTCAGCGGGCCGTCGGCCTGGCTCGGAGCCGCGGTGGCGACAGCCTTTCCCGAGGGAACGGGGGTGACGAGCGTGCCGGTCGACTCTGGCGTCGCATCAGTCGACCTCTCGGGCCCCGTGCTCGATGCGACGGCGGTGACGCTCAGCCGAATGCAGGTGCAGCTTCGGGCGAGCCTCGGCCAGCTGAGCGGGGTCTCGTCGGTGCGTATGACGGTGGACTCGACCGAGGTTCCGCTGCAGACGGCTGCCGATGCTGCGCCCTTCCCCTCGCCGCGCGTCGACAGCAGGGCGCTTGTGCTGCGCTCAGGGCAGTTCGGTTTCTTCACCGGCAGTTCGTTGACCCCGATCGAAGGCATCAGCGACGACGTCGTGGGCCTCGATGCCCGCTCCATCGCTTACTCGGACTCCGTTCCGGGACTCACCCTCGCCGCGGTCGGCACCCCCGCGGGCGTCTACGCCGTGGCGCCCAACACGACCCCTGGTCTCATCGACGACCGCGCCAACCTGATTCAGCCCAGCATCGATCCCGACGGCTTCGTGTGGACGGTTCCCGCGGGGTCGCCACGAGACGTGCGCGTCACCGCCGCGGGCCGAACGCCCGCCAGCTTCACGGCCACCTGGGATGGGGCGAGCCAGATCGTCTCGCTCGACGTCTCGCGAGACGGTGCCCGTGTGCTCGCGTTCCTCACCATGGACGGCCAGCCGAGGCTCGTGATCGCCTCCGTGCTGCGCGACAAAGACGGCGTTCCCACCGGGCTCGGCGAGCCGGTCGACCTCAGCGAGGGCGCAGGTACCGCGGTGGATGCGACGTGGGTCGATTCGCTCAGCGTCGCGTCGGTGACCCGCACAGCATCGGGCGACAACGCCGTCGTGCAGCAGCAGATCGGTGGCATCACGACCCAGCTCTCGGACGCCTCGAACATCGTAGGGCTCGTCGGCTCGAACGACGTGGTGGGGCTGAGGGCGCTGGGTGCAGACGGCACGATCCTGCAGCAGAGCGCCAACACCTGGCAGGTACGTGCCGCCGGTGTGCAGCTTCTGGCTACGCAGTACTGAGCAGGCAGTACCGAGCAGGCCGTACTGAGCAGCCCGACCGTCGGAGCGCCCAGACGGCTCCTGCACCGCCGCCGCGCTGCCCGGGTTCTGCGCATTGTTCGACCGGATGCCGAGATGTCGGGGCCGTCGGACGCATGATCGGGGCGATGGATGCTCATGGCCTGCCTCTCACCGCCGCTCGCGAGGCGCTTCTCGACGCGCTCGCCGTGCTGCTTCCGGTGGTCTGCGCCGGGTGCGGCTGCCCCGACAGGGGGCTGTGCGCTTCGTGCGGCGCGACGCTGCTCGGTCTCGGTGCCGTCGACACCATCGAGTTGCGCCCCGGCCCCTCGCTGCCCACGCCGCAGACGGGTGAAGGGCTCGCCCGCGATGAAGGCATGCCCCTGTGGTTCTCGACCCAGTACGCCGGAGTCGTGGCCACGGTTCTGCACGCCCTCAAGGAGTCCGGCCGAACCGACGCGGCCCGGCCCCTCGGAGCGCTCCTGCGCCCCGCGCTCCAGCAGGCGGTCGAGGTCGTCACGGCTCGGCTGCCTCCGGGAGAGCAGCTCGAGTTGTTGGTGATTCCGTCGTCGGGCCGGTCATTCGGCGTGCGCGGTTACAACCCCGTGGAGTCGCTCCTGCGGTGGGCGGGTCCGCAGCCTCGCCGGGCCACCGGCATCCGATTTCGCCGCACCCCGAAAGATCAGGCGGCGCTGGGCGTGCACGACAGGTGGCAGAATCTCGAGGGCTCGCTGGTGGGCAGTGCGCGGCGCCTTGCCGGGCGGCACCTTCTGATCGTCGACGACGTTGTCACGACGGGTGCGACCCTGCTGGAGTGCCGCAGGGCGGCGGTGCAGGCAGGGGCCCAGGTGTGGGGCGGGATTGCTCTCGCGCACACAGCGAAAGTCAAGAGAACAAACAGTGAATTGCTCGGTGACTTCGACAGCCCACGGGTCTACGGTGGGGGAAAAGGCGCGGAATCCAATCGCCCTCGACTCGGGCGCCGCGTCTTGGACTAGGAGAGATCGCCTTGGAAATCAACATCACCGGACGAAATCTAGGGATCACCGACAGGTTTCGGGATTACGCAACAGAGAAGGCCGAGAAGGTCGAGCACCTCGCCGACAAGGCCCTCGTTCTCGAGGTCAAGCTGTGTCGGCACAATTCCGCAACCGGATCCTCGGGCGATGATCGAGTCGAACTCACGCTCATCGGGCCAGGCCCGGTCGTCCGAGCGGAAAGCGCGGCCAGCGACAAGTACGCGGCCTTCGATCTCGCTCTCGGCAAGCTGCTCGAGCGAGTGCGTCGAGCAAAGGACCGCAAGAAGGTGCATCGGGGAAAGCACCGCCCCGTCTCGCTGAGGGAGGCATCGACCGGTGGTTTCGCCGTCATCGACATCACGCCCGCCGACGCCGACATTCTCACCAGCGTCGACAGCTCGGGTGCCGTCAAGCCCAGGGAGCCGGAACAGTCCGAGCCGCAGTACTCGGAAGACGACGATCACACCGAATACTCGCCGGTCGTCATCAGAGAGAAGGTATTCCCGGCCTCGCCCATGACGGTCGACGACGCCCTCTATTACATGGAGCTGGTGGGCCACGACTTCTACCTCTTCATCGACGCCGACAGCCTGCGGCCGAGTGTCGTCTACCGCCGCAAGGGGTGGGAGTACGGGGTGATCGGACTCGATGACCAGAGCACCGGCTCCGACGAGGCCGTGGCCGCGGCGGCAGGAGGCGCCGTGCGTTGATCGACGTTTGACGCCGATGAGGCCCGGAAAGCACGAGGAGACTCGGCTGTCCGGGCCTCGTTGCTGAGACGCCTGAGTCCGGCGTGTGAGTGGCCTGAGCGCGAACAGTGCCGACTATTCCGGTGGCACCCAGCCAAGGCAAGCTAGAATTGCTGGGATTGTCGGCCAAATGTGCCGCAATATCAGCAGTGGGAGACTTTCGGTGGCTTCAGTTCTTGAAAAGGTTCTTCGTGTCGGTGAAGGGCGCATCCTTCGCAAACTCGAAAGCTACGCGAAGGCGATCAACGCCCTCGAAGACGGGTTCAAAGACCTCAGCGACGAGGAGCTGCGCGAAGAGACGCCTGCGCTTCGTAAGCGGTACGAAGATGGCGAGAGCCTCGACCACCTCTTGCCCGAGGCATTCGCCGCGGTGCGCGAGGCGGCCAACCGCACCCTCGGCCTTCGTCACTTCGACGTGCAGCTCATGGGTGGGGCTGCGCTCCACCTCGGAAACATCGCCGAGATGAAGACCGGTGAGGGCAAGACCCTGGTCGCCACCCTGCCGGCGTACCTGAATGCGCTCACGGGCAAGGGCGTTCACGTCGTCACGGTGAACGACTACCTTGCGAGCTATCAATCCGAGCTCATGGGCCGCGTGTTCCGAGCCCTCGGCATGACCACCGGAGTCATCCTCTCTGGCCAGACCCCCGCCGAGCGCCGTGTGCAGTACGAGGCCGACGTCACCTACGGCACGAACAACGAGTTCGGTTTCGACTACCTGCGCGACAACATGGCGTGGCAGGCCAGCGACATGGTGCAGCGCGGCCACAACTTCGCGGTGGTCGACGAGGTCGACTCCATCCTCATCGACGAGGCCCGCACGCCGCTCATCATCTCGGGACCGGCATCCGGTGAGGCCAACCGCTGGTTCACCGAGTTCGCGGGCATCTCGACGCGCCTCGTCATCGACGAGGACTACGAGGTCGACGAGAAGAAGCGCACCGTCGGCATTCTCGAGCCCGGCATCGAAAAGGTCGAGGACTACCTCGGCATCGACAACCTCTACGAGTCTGCCAATACCCCCCTCATCTCCTTTTTGAACAACGCCATCAAGGCCCGCGCCCTCTTCAAGAAAGACAAGGACTACGTCGTGCTGAACGGCGAGGTGCTGATCGTCGACGAGCACACCGGGCGCATCCTGGCCGGTCGTCGTTACAACGAGGGCATCCACCAGGCCATCGAGGCGAAAGAGGGTGTGGCGGTCAAGGCCGAGAACCAGACCCTGGCCACGGTCACGCTGCAGAACTACTTCCGGTTGTACGACAAGCTGTCCGGCATGACGGGTACCGCCGAGACCGAGGCGGCCGAGTTCATGTCGACCTACAAGCTCGGCGTGGTCGCCATCCCCACGAACCGCAAGATGCAGCGCATCGACCAGTCGGACCTCGTCTACAAGAACGAGCAGGCGAAGTTCGACCAGGTGGTCGAAGACATCGTCGAGCGCCACGAGAAGGGCCAGCCGATCCTGGTTGGAACGACCAGCGTCGAGAAGAGCGAGTATCTGTCTCGCCTGCTCGCCAAGAAGGGCGTGCGGCACGAGGTCTTGAACGCCAAGAACCACGCGCGCGAGGCAGCGATCGTGGCCCAGGCCGGTCGCCTCGGCTCGGTGACGGTAGCCACCAATATGGCCGGTCGTGGAACCGACGTGATGCTCGGTGGAAACGCCGAGTTCCTGGCCGTGGCAGAGATGAACTCGCGCGGGCTGAGCCCGGTCGATACCCCCGACGACTACGAGGCCGCGTGGGACGACGTGTTCGCGACGGTCAAGAAAGAGGTCGCGACCGAGGCTGAGAAGGTCGTGGATGCCGGTGGTCTCTACGTTCTCGGAACAGAGCGTCACGAGTCCCGCCGCATCGACAACCAGCTGCGCGGTCGTTCCGGCCGCCAGGGTGACCCGGGCGAGAGCCGCTTCTACCTCTCGCTCACCGACGACCTGATGCGCCTCTTCAATGCTGGTGCGGCAGAGAGCCTGATGGGTCGTAGCAACGTTCCCGACGACCTCGCCATCGAGTCGAAGGTCGTGTCCCGCGCGATCCGTAGCGCCCAGTCGCAGGTCGAGGGCCGCAACGCCGAGATCCGCAAGAACGTTCTGAAGTACGACGACGTTTTGAACCGTCAGCGCGAGGCGATCTATTCCGACCGCCGGCACATCCTCGAGGGCGACAACCTCGAAGACCGCGCGCAGAAGTTCCTCGTCGACGTGATCGACGACGTCATCGACACCCACGCCGGTAGCGGAACGGGAGACGACTGGGACTTCGACGCTCTGTGGACCGAGCTCAAGACCCTGTACCCGGTATCGATCACCATCGACGAGGTCGTGGCCGAGGCTGGCGGAACCAAGGGCCGCATCGACAGCGCCTTCGTGCGCCGCGAGATTCTCTCGGATGCTCAGCTGGCCTACAAGAACCGCGAGGAGACCCTCGGTGCAACGGCGATGCGTGAGCTCGAGCGCCGCGTCGTGCTCAGCGTGATCGACCGCCGCTGGCGCGACCACCTCTACGAGATGGACTACCTGAAAGACGGCATCGGCCTGCGCGCCATGGCGCAGCGCGACCCGCTGGTCGAGTACCAGCGTGAGGGCTTCGCCCTGTTCCAGTCGATGATGGGCCAGATCCGCGAAGAGACGGTCGGATTCCTCTTCAACCTCGACGTGCAGGTGAACACTCCGGCCGGCGAGGTCGACGCCCCTGTCGTGCAGGCCAAGGGTCTGGAGGACAACACCGTCACAGAGAAGCTGAGCTACTCGGCCCCGAGCGACTCCGGTGGAGTCGAAGTGCGCAACGAGAAGGGCCAGATCGAGCAGGCCGCGACGGCCCGCGCGAAGAAGGCCGAGGCCGAGTCGGCGCCGGTCGCCTCAGCGTTTTCTCGTGGTGCGTCTACGCCTACGCCGGCGCCCGCGGCCTCTGTCCAGGGTGGCGGCTCGCGTCCGTCGGGTGGCCCGCAGGCCAAGCGCCCCGCGAACGCGCCGGCCGCGAACAACCGCGCCGACCGTCGCAAGCAGGGCAAGAAGAAGTAACGACGATCGGGTTCTGCGCGTCTACAGAACGTTGATGGCGCTGGCGCGCCAGCGGCTGTCGAAGCCCTCGAGGCGAATGGCGACGGCCCTGGTGCGCGCCTTGCCGTGAACGACGACGACGCCCTCGACCACGCCGTCTGCAGGCTCGCAGGTGACAATGTTGCCGACGGTGAAATTG carries:
- the mtrB gene encoding MtrAB system histidine kinase MtrB; this translates as MREWRSWPRQLARGFRRSLQFRTIVVTVALSAIALAATGAFVSTSISNDLFNSRLDQALVESKRAASAAQKIFDSSDVTGQTASLSLQRSVQTAITASTSSRLVALYVTPGTESGPNTAISFTALKLVDVITPELRSRVSSGDDDQSQFWQSVSLADSERGTVPGIIVGSPLSVPGSGKFELYLGYDLNEADRTLVFVQQILWLAALALTILIGAIAWVVVRLVVEPIRIAAETSARLAAGELEVRIPEKGDDVINTLARSFNGMADSLQLQITQLADLSRVQQRFVSDVSHELRTPLTTIRLASDMLYDQRESFPPTTSRTAELLHTQTERFELLLADLLEISRFDAGSAELETEPTSLVRLVEDSIDGMSQLAEQAGSEVRLVALGGYFEADIDARRIRRIVRNLLGNAIEHGEGRPIIVSIDSTATAVALAVRDYGVGMTSESAARVFDRFWRADPSRKRTIGGTGLGLAISLEDATLHGGELELWSEPGAGSCFRLTLPRIKGHSIGASPLPLPPLDADGEAQTQTAFDEHALGGDR
- a CDS encoding LpqB family beta-propeller domain-containing protein, with protein sequence MMTRARTALRSKAIAAVVAAGVALLLAGCVGIPSSGPVEKGDALATTDDIDIIFQPSGPGVDESQEDILGGFIRAALNPLNNFAVARSFLSASFADSWKPDSGVTIDQSGRTTTVLSDTSIDLALTPIATVDGNGEYATVPAAPPVSRSYTFIQEDGQWRINSAPDGIVMLSSEFSEVYNSYPLYFYDPSYSRLVPDVRWFPRVASSTGTRIARALVSGPSAWLGAAVATAFPEGTGVTSVPVDSGVASVDLSGPVLDATAVTLSRMQVQLRASLGQLSGVSSVRMTVDSTEVPLQTAADAAPFPSPRVDSRALVLRSGQFGFFTGSSLTPIEGISDDVVGLDARSIAYSDSVPGLTLAAVGTPAGVYAVAPNTTPGLIDDRANLIQPSIDPDGFVWTVPAGSPRDVRVTAAGRTPASFTATWDGASQIVSLDVSRDGARVLAFLTMDGQPRLVIASVLRDKDGVPTGLGEPVDLSEGAGTAVDATWVDSLSVASVTRTASGDNAVVQQQIGGITTQLSDASNIVGLVGSNDVVGLRALGADGTILQQSANTWQVRAAGVQLLATQY
- the hpf gene encoding ribosome hibernation-promoting factor, HPF/YfiA family, whose protein sequence is MEINITGRNLGITDRFRDYATEKAEKVEHLADKALVLEVKLCRHNSATGSSGDDRVELTLIGPGPVVRAESAASDKYAAFDLALGKLLERVRRAKDRKKVHRGKHRPVSLREASTGGFAVIDITPADADILTSVDSSGAVKPREPEQSEPQYSEDDDHTEYSPVVIREKVFPASPMTVDDALYYMELVGHDFYLFIDADSLRPSVVYRRKGWEYGVIGLDDQSTGSDEAVAAAAGGAVR
- a CDS encoding DUF4129 domain-containing protein — translated: MISFASLVAAVAADVPVDPDAPDAKKWLLDELGKPEYAAARPTLIDRIAKAIQDWLGSFTGGSGGGVPNIFPLVVTLLIVGLIVAAFFVFGRPRMRRRSALAAAVFSGGDDQRSSLDLRTSAQNAAAANDFVTAIEEMFRAIARNSSERTIVSTAPGMTAQDFASRASRAFPGLGDRLRDAAGTFDGVRYLDAEGSRQAYDRMAALEHELRTSSPARLDRVGTTGATR
- the secA gene encoding preprotein translocase subunit SecA; the protein is MASVLEKVLRVGEGRILRKLESYAKAINALEDGFKDLSDEELREETPALRKRYEDGESLDHLLPEAFAAVREAANRTLGLRHFDVQLMGGAALHLGNIAEMKTGEGKTLVATLPAYLNALTGKGVHVVTVNDYLASYQSELMGRVFRALGMTTGVILSGQTPAERRVQYEADVTYGTNNEFGFDYLRDNMAWQASDMVQRGHNFAVVDEVDSILIDEARTPLIISGPASGEANRWFTEFAGISTRLVIDEDYEVDEKKRTVGILEPGIEKVEDYLGIDNLYESANTPLISFLNNAIKARALFKKDKDYVVLNGEVLIVDEHTGRILAGRRYNEGIHQAIEAKEGVAVKAENQTLATVTLQNYFRLYDKLSGMTGTAETEAAEFMSTYKLGVVAIPTNRKMQRIDQSDLVYKNEQAKFDQVVEDIVERHEKGQPILVGTTSVEKSEYLSRLLAKKGVRHEVLNAKNHAREAAIVAQAGRLGSVTVATNMAGRGTDVMLGGNAEFLAVAEMNSRGLSPVDTPDDYEAAWDDVFATVKKEVATEAEKVVDAGGLYVLGTERHESRRIDNQLRGRSGRQGDPGESRFYLSLTDDLMRLFNAGAAESLMGRSNVPDDLAIESKVVSRAIRSAQSQVEGRNAEIRKNVLKYDDVLNRQREAIYSDRRHILEGDNLEDRAQKFLVDVIDDVIDTHAGSGTGDDWDFDALWTELKTLYPVSITIDEVVAEAGGTKGRIDSAFVRREILSDAQLAYKNREETLGATAMRELERRVVLSVIDRRWRDHLYEMDYLKDGIGLRAMAQRDPLVEYQREGFALFQSMMGQIREETVGFLFNLDVQVNTPAGEVDAPVVQAKGLEDNTVTEKLSYSAPSDSGGVEVRNEKGQIEQAATARAKKAEAESAPVASAFSRGASTPTPAPAASVQGGGSRPSGGPQAKRPANAPAANNRADRRKQGKKK
- the mtrA gene encoding MtrAB system response regulator MtrA, producing MDARILVVDDDTALAEMIGIVLRAEGFEPVFCSDGAEALEIFRDSKPDLVLLDLMLPGLDGIEVCRLIRAESGTPVIMLTAKADTADVVKGLEAGADDYVVKPFNPKELVARVRTRLRPSASETPELVQVGDLELDVAGHEVRRGDARIGLTPLEFDLLHALAAKPQQVFTREMLLEQVWGYHYKADTRLVNVHVQRLRAKVEEDPDNPRIVMTVRGVGYRAGQVT
- a CDS encoding ComF family protein, which gives rise to MDAHGLPLTAAREALLDALAVLLPVVCAGCGCPDRGLCASCGATLLGLGAVDTIELRPGPSLPTPQTGEGLARDEGMPLWFSTQYAGVVATVLHALKESGRTDAARPLGALLRPALQQAVEVVTARLPPGEQLELLVIPSSGRSFGVRGYNPVESLLRWAGPQPRRATGIRFRRTPKDQAALGVHDRWQNLEGSLVGSARRLAGRHLLIVDDVVTTGATLLECRRAAVQAGAQVWGGIALAHTAKVKRTNSELLGDFDSPRVYGGGKGAESNRPRLGRRVLD